In a genomic window of Jaculus jaculus isolate mJacJac1 chromosome 8, mJacJac1.mat.Y.cur, whole genome shotgun sequence:
- the Ncr3 gene encoding LOW QUALITY PROTEIN: natural cytotoxicity triggering receptor 3 (The sequence of the model RefSeq protein was modified relative to this genomic sequence to represent the inferred CDS: inserted 2 bases in 2 codons) — MAWTLLLICLVGHPGSCVLWASQLPTVYTQEGPSVLLPCFFSVSQGTMATGSFMWXKVAPEKEVSNKTPQFRGRVLPFASFQFVWDHXADLHIQATRGHDADIYVCRVEVPGLGVGTGNGSQMLVEKASSITKANVNSRAKAVVEEMGGTDTKKAASGPWL, encoded by the exons cGGGATCCTGTGTTCTTTGGGCATCCCAGCTCCCAACAGTTTATACCCAGGAAGGCCCTTCTGTCCTTCTGCCCTGCTTCTTCAGTGTCAGCCAAGGGACAATGGCCACTGGCTCCTTCATGT ACAAGGTAGCCCCGGAGAAAGAGGTAAGCAACAAGACCCCTCAATTCAGGGGCCGTGTGCTCCCCTTTGCCTCTTTCCAATTTGTCTGGGACC AGGCTGATCTGCACATCCAGGCCACCCGAGGACATGATGCCGACATCTACGTGTGCAGGGTGGAGGTGCCAGGCCTGGGAGTTGGCACGGGGAATGGGAGTCAGATGCTGGTGGAGAAAG CATCCTCTATTACCAAGGCAAATGTGAACAGCAGAGCCAAGGCGGTTGTGGAAGAGATGGGAGGGACAGACACCAAGAAGGCAGCTTCAGGGCCGTGGCTCTGA